In Deltaproteobacteria bacterium, the DNA window GCCTGGTAATGCCCTTTCGGCCATCCACGATGGCGCGGAAGCAGGACGGCGCATTTAAGGTACAAGGTGCAAGGTGCAGGGTTCAAGGTAAAACCGTATACCGTGACCTGTAAACCCTATACCGTATACCTTGTACCTTGAACCGTCTTTTCATAATAAAGTTAAGGAGAAAAATATGTTCAGTCAAAGAGATCCGGTTATTGTGGCGGCAGCACGAACGCCCATCGGCACTTTTGGAGGGATGTTTAAGACCCTCCATGATACGGACTTATCCGTCCCGGTGATGAAGGAATTGGTAAAAAAAGCGAAACTGGACGGCCAGCCCATAGACGATGTGATTTGGGGCTGCTGCTATCAGCGGACAACCCGGGAGGCAAACCTGGCCCGAGTGGCGGCGATTAAGGCCGGAATTTCTGTTGAGACGCCTGGGGTAACACTTCAACGGGTTTGCACCTCGTCGCTGCAGGCGATTGTCTATGCCAGTTGGGCCGTCCGTCTTGGAGAGGCGGATATTGTCCTGGCCGGCGGAAGCGAATCCATGAGTACTGTTCCCTACATCATCGAAGATGCCCGCTGGGGATTACGTATCCGTGAGCAGGTCATTCGTGATCCCATGTGGGATGGATTAACCCTTTTAGGGGTTGGACCGGCCATGGGGATAACGGCTGAAAATGTGGCGGAAAAGTACCAGATATCCAGGGAAGAACAGGATCGGCTGGCGTTATCAAGTCATCAGCGGGCCATCCAGGCCATCAAGGAAGGCAGGTTCAAGGATGAAATGGTGCCGGTTCCCATTCCCCAGAAGCGGGGAGAGGCCAAGATGATAGATACGGATGAACATCCGCGGCCGGAGGCGTCTTTAGAGAATTTGGCTAAATTGCCCCCCGCCTTTAAGGAAGGCGGAACGGTGACGGCCGGAAATTCATCGGGCATTAATGATGGGGCGGCCGGGGTTGTCGTCATGGCCGGGGAAAAGGCCGAAGCCCTGGGACTGAAGCCAATGGCCCGGATCATCAGCTCGGGAATCAGCGCTTTAGACCCGGCCTTTATGGGGATAAGCCCGGTGAAAGCGATTCAAATCGCCCTGGGCAAGGCCGGTTGGACTTTAGGGGATGTCGAATTGGTTGAGTTAAACGAAGCCTTTGCCGCTCAATACCTCGGTTGCGAAAAGGAACTGGGGCTCAATCGGGCGATTACCAATGTCAATGGCAGCGGGATCGCTCTGGGTCATCCGGTTGGTTGCAGCGGAGCTCGGATCACGACGACCTTGCTGTATGAAATGGAAAAACGAGGGGTAAAAAAAGGCCTGGCCTCCCTTTGCGGGGGTGGTGGGATCGGTCTGGCGGTCCTGTTCGAAAGATGTTGATTTTCGGAAGGTATGAGGTTTTTTCAAAGGAAAGGAGGAAGAAATGAAACAACAGGTTAGGAAAGGATTCTGGACTTTTTTCATCATTCTTTGCGGATTGGGATTCATTATTTTACCGGCCCTTTCGGAGGCTTCTCCTCAAAAGGAGATCCTTATCGGTCACCTGGAACCCCTTACCGGAGGATCGGCCGGTACCGGGCAGTCCCTGAAGCTTGGTGCGGAATATGCGGTGGATGAGATCAACGCCCAGGGGGGGATTAAATCCATGAACGGGGCCAAACTCAAGCTGATCGATGCTGATCACCAGGGAGTTCCCCAGGTTGGTATCGCGGAAACGGAACGGTTGATTCGTGAAGGAGTTTCTATGATTATCGGGCCTTGGTACAGTTCCGTAGCCCTGGTGGCTACCCAAACGGCGGAGAGGCAGAAAGTTCCTTTTCTGGTGGATATCGGTATTGCCGATCAGATCACTGAGAGGGGGCTTAAATATACCTTCCGTCTCTGTACGCCGGCTGGTTGGATCATCAGGAAGAGTTTCGGACATATGATGGCGGCGGCCAGGGCCAATAACGCCGTCCCCAAGACAATTTCCTTGATTTATGAAAATTCGGCTTATGGGCAGAGCAATGCTACCTTTATGAAAGAAGCCTGCAACCAGGGGGGCATTAAAGTCTTGGTGGATATTCCCTATGACCGGAAACAGATGGATTTTTCAAGTGAGGTCCGCAAGCTGAAGGCGGCGAATGCGGATATCATCGGTTATACTTCTTACATCGCGGACGGCATCCAATTACTTCGGACCATGAAGGAACAGGGGATAAGACCCATGATGCTGGTAGGAGTCAACGACGCAGCCTTTACCGAGATGGCCGCCTTCAAGCAGGCCTTGGGGGATTACGCAAATTACATCATCGATTACATGGGTCACGCCATGAATCGTAAAGATCCCCGGTATAAGGCTCTAGTCAGCGGAGTGGCTAAAAAATATAAAAAGGAGGTCGACTACCCTGTAGAAATCGGCTACCTGTCGATTTATTTAGCCAAGGAGGTTTTGGAACTGGCCAAGTCCAGTGACCGGGAGAAAATCCGTGAGGCCTTCACTAAAGTCAACTATAAAAATCACATGATGGCCTCGGAAGAACCTATTCGTTTCGGCCCGGACGGACAAAATCAGGGGGCCGAGCCCTATTTTCAACAGGTTTTTCCGGATGTCATTACACCCCCTATCGTCTGGCCGGCCAAATTTGCCGAACGGAAAATTGTCTGGCCCGATCCCAGTTGGAAGAGGGGTAATTAGATTCCATCCGGAAACAATTAGTCATACACCTGTATTCGGGGTCCGGGAATTTCACAAAATTTCCGGCCCCCCGGCCGGGAAGGCAGGCTTTCTATGTCGATTCTTGTGGAATTCTTAGCGGACTTAACTTATGGCATTCTCACCGGAGGTGTTTATGCCCTGATCGCCGTGGGCCTGTCTTTATCCTTCGGAATGATGGGCATTGTTAATTTTGCCCACGGTTCCATCGTCATGCTGGGTATGTATGCCACTTATTATTCTTTTACCCATCTGGGCCTCCATCCTTATTTGAGTATGGCCCTGGTTATTCCTCTCTTTTTCCTTTTCGGGATGGTCTTGGAGGTCGGGCTGTTCCGTTTTATGTATAATGTGCCGCACAATAACCAATTTCTTCTGACCTGCGGTTTGATGATCGTTTTAAATAACCTGGCCTTATCTGCCTTTTCCGCCAACATGCGAACGGTGCAGGTTTCCTTTTTAGAAGAGGGCTTCTCCCTCGGGGGAATCGTTATCTCCTATGGACGATTTTTGGCTTTTGTCGTCGGGGTGATCTTTTATCTTCTGCTGACCCTGTTTCTCCGGAAGACCATAATCGGCAAGGCCATTCGGGCCTCCGCCCAGAACCGCGAGGGGGCGAAGCTCTGTGGCATTAATGTTTCGACCATTTACACTTATGCCTTTGGTGTCGGGATCATGTTTGCCGGGGTGGCCGGGTTACTCATCTTGCCCTTTTCCGGGGCCTATCCGGATGTGGGGGACACCTTCATCCTGACCGCCTTTATTATCGTTGTCCTGGGCGGCATGGGAAATATCAGTGCGGCTTTCTGGGCTTCACTCATTATTGGGGTGGCTGAAGCCCTGGGAGCCACTTTTATGAGCAGCGGGGTCAAGTATCTTTTCCCTTTCATAATTTTTATTGGGGTGCTCTTGTTTCGTCCCACCGGGTTATTTGTCAGAAAAACAGGAAATGGTTAGGGACATGAAAAATCTTATCAATAAAATATTACTCGGTTTGATCGGGATAACGCTTATCTGTTTGTTGCCGTTTTGGGTGGGAGATTATTATCTTTTCCTGTTAGTCCTGACTTGCCTGAACGCCTATATGGCCACCAGTTGGAATATCATCGGTGGGATGGGTGGACAGTTGGCCTTAGGACATGCGGCCTTTTTCGGGTTGAGCGGTTACACCTCGACCTTTCTTTTTCAAAAATATGGACTTTCTCCCTGGGCGGGGATGTGGATCGGCATGGTGGTCTCCGCCCTTTATGGCGCCCTTATCGGTCTGCTTTGCTTCCGGTACAAGGTCAGGGGGACTTACTTCGCCCTGGTTACCCTGGCTTTCGTCGAGATTCTCAGAATTATTTTTGTTAACCTGAAAACTTTTGGTGGATCTGAGGGAATTGTTATTGGCCTCAAAGGACATTCCTGGCGCGCCTTCCAGTTTGAAAGTAAAGTCCCTTATTATTTTATTATTTTGTTGATGTTGGCCGCTCTGGTTTTGACGATTCATCATTTTAGAAATACCCGATTCATTTCCTATCTAAGGGCGATACGTGAAGATGAGGAAGTAGCTCAGGCCTTAGGGATCGATGTTTTTAAGATCAAGTTCTGGGGTTTGATCCTCAGCGCCTGCCTGACTTCCTTAGGGGGAGCTTTTTATGCTCAATATGTGCTTTATATTGACCCCCCTTCCATGTTCGGCTTAACTCGGTCTTTTGATATGGTCTTTATTTGTATTATGGGAGGCATGGGAACTATCCTTGGACCTGTACTCGGCTCGGTCGTTTTTTCGGCCTTTATGGAGGTTACCAATGCCATCTTTAAAGGCGGATATGGTGCCAATCATCTGATCCTCTATGGCATTTTGTTAATGGTCGTAATCCTGGTCTTCCCTCGCGGCTTGATCACTTTATTTCCCACGAATTTCCATAGGAGAAAAGATGCTGTTAGAAATTAATCGAGTTATAAAGACATTTGGAGGTCTGGCGGCCCTTTCTGATGTGACTTTAAGCATGGAGCCGGGGGAAGTGCTGGGACTCATCGGACCGAACGGTTCCGGAAAAACTACCCTTTTCAATGTCGTTTCCGGTTTTTATCGTCCGGACAGGGGACGGGTCACCTTTAATGGACAGGATATCACCGGTTTAAAGCCCCATATCATCAGTCGTCGGGGATTGGTCCGGACCTTTCAAATTCCCAAGCCTCTGCCGGATTTGACTGTTTTTGAAAATATCCGGGTGGCCGCTTTCCTGAGAAACCAAAGTGACCGCGCCGCCACTGAAGCAGCCCAACGGGTAATGGACCGCATAGGATTGAAGGAGATTGGCCAGGCCCCAAGCCATAAATTGACTTATGGACAAAAAAAGATGCTGGAATTGGGACGGGCCCTGGCTACGGAACCCAGATTATTGTTCCTGGATGAAATTATGGCCGGTTTGAATTCAGCCGAAACCATGGAAGTCATAGAACTGCTGCGGGTCATTAAAAAGGAAGGTCAAAGCTTTATCCTGATCGAGCACAACATGTCGGCTGTTCTGGCCATAGCCCAAAGAATCATAGTTCTAAACTTCGGGATGAAGATCGCCGACGGCAGTCCTGATGAAGTGATCAAATCGGATGCAGTTATCGAAGCCTATTTGGGGCGGGAAGAGTAATGTTAGATATTCAGCAGATCGAAGTGTATTACGGAGAAGCCCAAACACTGCATGGGGTTTCCTTAAAGATTGGACCAGGTGAAATCGTCAGTGTGCTGGGGGCCAACGGGGCAGGAAAGAGCACCATCATGAATACCATCTCAGGGCTGAATAAGGTTAAAAATGGACGGATTTTTTTTGATGGTCAGCCCATAGAGCATCTGTCTTTTCACGAGCGGGTCAGTCGCGGGATCATCCAGGTACCCGAGGGGCGCAAACTCTTTCCGGAAATGACCGTCTTTGAAAATTTGGAAATGGGGGCTTATCATCGGGAAGCCCGGAAGAAATTTAAAGAGAACCTGACCAGGGTATTTGAAATTTTTCCGGTTTTAGAGGAGCGAAAAAATCAGCCGGCCGGCACCTTAAGCGGTGGGGAACAGCAGATGCTGGCTATCGGCCGGGGATTAGTAGGAATCCCCAAAATGCTGATGCTGGATGAGCCCTCGCTCGGTCTCTCTCCGCTGCTGGTTAAACACGTCTTTCAGGTGGTGGCAGAAATCAACCGGTTGGGGATAACCATTTTACTGGTGGAGCAAAACGTTAAACTCGCCTTAAAGATCTCTTCACGAAGCTATATCCTTCGGCAGGGAAGCATTGTCATGGAGGGGAGGTCCAGCGATCTGCTTGATCATGACGAGGTGAAGAAGGCTTATCTCGGTGAAATAACCTAGGAGGGGATGGATATGATGATCGATGATATTCTAAGCCTGAATGCCAGTAAGTTTCCCAATAAAATTGCCCTGGTCTATGGCGACCGACGGTTTTCCTTCGGGGAGTTGAATGAAAGGGCTAATCGATTGTCTCAAGCTTTTAGTAGGCTGGGAATTCAAGCTGGGGATCGGGTGGCCATGAGGGCCCGAAATTGCACGCAATTTGTCGAGTTTTTTTTCGCAGCGGCCAAGTGCCGGGCCATCGCCGTGCCCATTAATCCTTTTCTGAAAGAGAGAGAAGTTGAATACATCATCCGAGACAGCGGCACCCAGTTGATGATTATCAGTGAAGGGGACATTCCTTTCATGCAATCACTGCCCAGGGTCAGCCTGGGGATTAAACATACGATCTGTCTGGAACGGGGTACCCCGGAAGTTGAGGATTATGAATCCTTGCTCCTGGAAGCCGGTCCTGAAGAAACTCCTGTCGGCGGGAAAGAAACCGATCCGGCCATGATTGTGTATACCAGCGGGACCACCGGCCGGCCCAAAGGGGTCACCTTGTCGCACAAAAACTGCATCATCGATGCCCGCCATATTGTGATGGAAATGCTTCTGGAACATCACCACAAGTTGCTGCTTCTTTTTCCCTTTTTTCATACGGCGGCGATATCGCAAACTTTCAGGACCTATTATGTCGGGGCCACTCTGGTGATGGCCTCCACGGATTCGGTGGATATCCTGAAGACCCTTGAACTTGAAAGAATAACGGATATGATCATTGTCCCGACCCTCTTGAATGCCCTTTGCCATACCCCCGGGATCGAACAATATGACCTTCGATCGCTCCGACTAATTACTTACGGGGCGTCTATTATACCGGTTGAGCACCTGAAACGGGCCATAGAAATATTCAAGTGCGGATTCCTCCAGGTTTTCGGAACGACAGAGACCTCTCCCTGTATTACGGCCCTGCGTTTAGCCGATCACCAGGCAGCCTTGGATCAGGAAGAGAAAAGGGGGCTGCTTTCTTCCTGCGGCCGGGCTATGGTCGGGGTGGAAACCAAGGTGGTGGATAAAGAGGATGGGGAGGTCGCCATCGGAGAAGTGGGGGAATTGTGCGTCAGGGGCGAAAATGTCATGTTGGGTTATTGGAATAAACCGGAAGAAACCGCGTCGGCCCTTAGGAATGGCTGGTATCACACTGGGGACCTCGCAAGGCAGGACGGAGAGGGCTATATTTATATCGTGGACCGGATCAAGGATATCATCATCAGCGGCGGGGAAAACATCGCTTCCCGGGAGGTGGAGGAAGTCCTCTATGCTCACCCCGCGGTTCTGGAGGCGGCGGTCATCGGCGTGCCTGATCCTTATTGGGGTGAATCCATCAAGGGAATCGTGGTCCTTAAAAAAGGTCTGGAGGCGACGGAGCAGGAATTGATCGATTTTTGTAAAGCCCATCTGGCCTCTTTTAAAAAACCCAAATCGATCGAACTGGTTAAAGAACTTCCGAAAACACCATCAGGGAAAATTCTGAAGACCGAATTGCGGAAGCGGTATGAGGCATGAAGCCTGAAGCAAGAGGCGTGAGGCGTGAAAATAGAGTTCAGGGTTCGGAAAATAGAGTTTGGAGTGTAGAGTTCGGAGTTCGAAGCTCTGTAGGAGCAGGTTTTAAACCTGTCCTTACGGGTCATTTTTATGTTTCGTGTGCCCCAGGGTCATGGGCGCTTAATACGAAAATATCCATAGATTTACCTTTTAAATCAAAAATTAGGGAAGTGGAGAAGCAGGGATGGTTACATTAACCGATGAGGAAATGTTGTTGCGGGAAAGTGTAAGAAAATTTTTCTCCAAAGAATTGGAACCGATTGCAGGAAAGATGGAAAAGGAGGGGCAGCCTCCGAGGGAGCTTATAAAAAAAATGGGCGAATTGGGATTTCTGGGATCATTTTTCCCGGAACAGTATGGGGGAAGTAACCTTTCCTTGACCTCGAGGGCTATCATCAGTGAGGAAACGGCCAGGATCAGCGCCGGTTTCGACATCACCCTTTTCGCCGATATCATTCTGTTTGCCCGAGCCGTTTTGAATCACGGCAGTCATGCCCAAAAAGAAAAATATATGCGCTCCGTGATTATGGGGGAAAAGATCGGTGCCCTGGCCATTACCGAGCCGGATGCCGGCACCGATGCCCTGGGAATAAAAACTTCAGCCACGGAGGAAGGAGATTATTATCGCCTGAACGGCTCGAAAACCTTCATCACCAATGCCCCCATTGCCGATTATTTCGCCATTCTGACAAGGACCAGCCAGGAGAAAAGTAAAATCAAGGGAGGAACCTGGTTCATCCTTGAACGGGGGATGGATGGATTGGAAACCGGCCCCCCTTTGGAAAAATTGGGAATGAGGTCCTCCCCCACAGGACAAATTTTTCTTAATGAGGTCAGAGTCCACAAGGATCAAATCCTGGGAGAGAAGGGCGAAGGATTTAGATATTTGATGGAAGCCTTGGATGTGGAAAGGCTTATGGAAGGGGCTTCCACCATGGGCATTGCTGAGGCCTGCCTGGAAGCCGCTGCTCAGTACGCCAAAGAAAGAATCGTTTTCGGCCGTCCCATCAGAGAATTCCAACTCATCCAGGAAAAGATAGCGGAAATGGCAGTCGGAATCGAGCTGGGGAAAAGCTATCTCTATCAGCTTTGCCGCGTGGCTGATCAGGGGGAAACCATAACCCGGCAGGCGGCCATATTAAAATACTATTCCTCCACCGTAACCATGCAGGCGGCCAAAGAGGCCGTCCAGATCATGGGGGGATATGGCTATATGGAGGAATATAAAGTGGCCCGGTATTTCCGGGATGCCAAGCATCATGAAATCGGTGCCGGAACCTCGGAAATTATGAAGGTGATTATAGCCCGGGAAACTTTGAAAGATAACCGGTTTAATCAATAAGAATGGGAAGCTGATATGGAAAATACAGGATTATTTGATTTGCAGGGCCAGATATCCGTCATTACCGGCGGGGCCAGAGGAATCGGGTTGACGATTTCCGAGACTCTGGCCCAGGCGGGTTCGGATATCATCATCTGTTCAAGAGAAATCACCAAATACGGGAAGCAGATTGAACACCTTCAAAGCCTTGGTGTATCCTGCCGGGCAGTGAAGTGTGATGTCAGTAATCCCGAGGAGGTAAAAAACCTTTCCGAATTTATCGAAAAAGAATTCGGCCGGGTAGATATCCTGGTAAACAATGCCGGGGCGACCTGGGGGGCACCGGTCCTGGATTATCCTCTGGATAAATGGAACAAGGTCATGCAGGTAAACGTTACGGGAACCTTTTTATGCTGCCAGGCCTTGGGCCGGATGATGATCCGTCAAAAAAAGGGAAAGATCATCAATCTTTCTTCTGTCGAAGGACTTTATGGCGGTGATCCCAGATACATGGATGCCGTTGCCTATAACACCAGCAAAGGGGCCATTATCACGCTGACCAAGGATTTGGCTGTAAAATGGGCGTCATTCCATATCAATGTCAATACCATTGCCCCCGGATTTATGAATTCGGATATGACCCAGACGACGATTGCAAATCACGGGGATAAAATACTCTCCCGAGTTCCGATGGGCCGATTGGGAAAAAGCGAAGATTTAAAAGGCAGTATTCTTTTCCTGGCTTCGGCCGCCTCGGACTATGTTACCGGACAGATCCTTTTTGTCGATGGGGGATGGCATGCTATGTGAGTAAACATAAGTGCTGTTACGGGTTACGGGTTGTAAATTATGCGAGTTTAAGCTTTTTATTGCAGTTTAGCTTTTTGAAAAAACGTCGATAGCCTCACCGTCATTCCCGTGAAAACGGGAATCCAGTTGCTATGCTGAGACGAAAAGAACCTGGATTCCCGTTTTCACGAGGAATGACGTGCGCGAAGGTAAGGGTTTTCGGGTAAAAGTTTCAAATTTTTCAAAGGGATAAATTGCCACCTTATTTTGACAAGTTGTACGCAACAGCGAAATTTCAATTATCTCTGGTTAGTTTTTGGGAAGGACATGAATAATGAAAATGGATGTGACCAGTTTATATAATCGTCGGGCGGACCATCGCTGGGACCGGGTGGCTGTGGGGGATATGCTGGAAAGAATGACCTGGAGTTGCCCGGATAAGGAGGCCTTGATTTCCTGGGAAGGGGCTTATGCCGATGAAGAAAACCGGAGGCTAACCTATAGACAGTTGGATGAAAAAGCCAATCGGTTTGCCAACGCCCTTTTGGAAAGAAAACTTGAACGGGGCGACAGGGTATTGATGTTCGCCTCAAACAGCGCCGAATATTATATCGCTCAGATCGGAGCGGCCAAGGCCGGGGTGGTTATGGTGCCGGTTAATGTCATGATCGCCCCGGATGTTATCGGGCATATCATCAGGCAAACAAAACCAAAATTTTCGCTGGTTGATGATCTGCTCTTTCCCCGGGCGGAAAAGGCTTTTAAAGAAAACGGCCTCGAAGTCGGAGTGACTATCCCGATGGCCGGGGAGATCATTCCAGGGAGCCAATCCTTCAATCACTTTATCGGAGGATCCTCCGTTAAAGAGCCTGAGGTAACCATTCACGGAGATGATATCGTTGAAATTTTATATACCTCCGGGACGACTTCCTTGCCGAAGGGTGTCCTGATCAGCCATATCTATTTGTATTTCTCCGCCTTGAGTCATGCCATGACCATGTCCAGAGGGGCAGGAGTTTCCACGGAAT includes these proteins:
- a CDS encoding thiolase family protein — its product is MFSQRDPVIVAAARTPIGTFGGMFKTLHDTDLSVPVMKELVKKAKLDGQPIDDVIWGCCYQRTTREANLARVAAIKAGISVETPGVTLQRVCTSSLQAIVYASWAVRLGEADIVLAGGSESMSTVPYIIEDARWGLRIREQVIRDPMWDGLTLLGVGPAMGITAENVAEKYQISREEQDRLALSSHQRAIQAIKEGRFKDEMVPVPIPQKRGEAKMIDTDEHPRPEASLENLAKLPPAFKEGGTVTAGNSSGINDGAAGVVVMAGEKAEALGLKPMARIISSGISALDPAFMGISPVKAIQIALGKAGWTLGDVELVELNEAFAAQYLGCEKELGLNRAITNVNGSGIALGHPVGCSGARITTTLLYEMEKRGVKKGLASLCGGGGIGLAVLFERC
- a CDS encoding ABC transporter substrate-binding protein, coding for MKQQVRKGFWTFFIILCGLGFIILPALSEASPQKEILIGHLEPLTGGSAGTGQSLKLGAEYAVDEINAQGGIKSMNGAKLKLIDADHQGVPQVGIAETERLIREGVSMIIGPWYSSVALVATQTAERQKVPFLVDIGIADQITERGLKYTFRLCTPAGWIIRKSFGHMMAAARANNAVPKTISLIYENSAYGQSNATFMKEACNQGGIKVLVDIPYDRKQMDFSSEVRKLKAANADIIGYTSYIADGIQLLRTMKEQGIRPMMLVGVNDAAFTEMAAFKQALGDYANYIIDYMGHAMNRKDPRYKALVSGVAKKYKKEVDYPVEIGYLSIYLAKEVLELAKSSDREKIREAFTKVNYKNHMMASEEPIRFGPDGQNQGAEPYFQQVFPDVITPPIVWPAKFAERKIVWPDPSWKRGN
- a CDS encoding branched-chain amino acid ABC transporter permease; the encoded protein is MSILVEFLADLTYGILTGGVYALIAVGLSLSFGMMGIVNFAHGSIVMLGMYATYYSFTHLGLHPYLSMALVIPLFFLFGMVLEVGLFRFMYNVPHNNQFLLTCGLMIVLNNLALSAFSANMRTVQVSFLEEGFSLGGIVISYGRFLAFVVGVIFYLLLTLFLRKTIIGKAIRASAQNREGAKLCGINVSTIYTYAFGVGIMFAGVAGLLILPFSGAYPDVGDTFILTAFIIVVLGGMGNISAAFWASLIIGVAEALGATFMSSGVKYLFPFIIFIGVLLFRPTGLFVRKTGNG
- a CDS encoding branched-chain amino acid ABC transporter permease, producing MKNLINKILLGLIGITLICLLPFWVGDYYLFLLVLTCLNAYMATSWNIIGGMGGQLALGHAAFFGLSGYTSTFLFQKYGLSPWAGMWIGMVVSALYGALIGLLCFRYKVRGTYFALVTLAFVEILRIIFVNLKTFGGSEGIVIGLKGHSWRAFQFESKVPYYFIILLMLAALVLTIHHFRNTRFISYLRAIREDEEVAQALGIDVFKIKFWGLILSACLTSLGGAFYAQYVLYIDPPSMFGLTRSFDMVFICIMGGMGTILGPVLGSVVFSAFMEVTNAIFKGGYGANHLILYGILLMVVILVFPRGLITLFPTNFHRRKDAVRN
- a CDS encoding ABC transporter ATP-binding protein, producing the protein MLEINRVIKTFGGLAALSDVTLSMEPGEVLGLIGPNGSGKTTLFNVVSGFYRPDRGRVTFNGQDITGLKPHIISRRGLVRTFQIPKPLPDLTVFENIRVAAFLRNQSDRAATEAAQRVMDRIGLKEIGQAPSHKLTYGQKKMLELGRALATEPRLLFLDEIMAGLNSAETMEVIELLRVIKKEGQSFILIEHNMSAVLAIAQRIIVLNFGMKIADGSPDEVIKSDAVIEAYLGREE
- a CDS encoding ABC transporter ATP-binding protein, whose translation is MLDIQQIEVYYGEAQTLHGVSLKIGPGEIVSVLGANGAGKSTIMNTISGLNKVKNGRIFFDGQPIEHLSFHERVSRGIIQVPEGRKLFPEMTVFENLEMGAYHREARKKFKENLTRVFEIFPVLEERKNQPAGTLSGGEQQMLAIGRGLVGIPKMLMLDEPSLGLSPLLVKHVFQVVAEINRLGITILLVEQNVKLALKISSRSYILRQGSIVMEGRSSDLLDHDEVKKAYLGEIT
- a CDS encoding long-chain-fatty-acid--CoA ligase, whose protein sequence is MMIDDILSLNASKFPNKIALVYGDRRFSFGELNERANRLSQAFSRLGIQAGDRVAMRARNCTQFVEFFFAAAKCRAIAVPINPFLKEREVEYIIRDSGTQLMIISEGDIPFMQSLPRVSLGIKHTICLERGTPEVEDYESLLLEAGPEETPVGGKETDPAMIVYTSGTTGRPKGVTLSHKNCIIDARHIVMEMLLEHHHKLLLLFPFFHTAAISQTFRTYYVGATLVMASTDSVDILKTLELERITDMIIVPTLLNALCHTPGIEQYDLRSLRLITYGASIIPVEHLKRAIEIFKCGFLQVFGTTETSPCITALRLADHQAALDQEEKRGLLSSCGRAMVGVETKVVDKEDGEVAIGEVGELCVRGENVMLGYWNKPEETASALRNGWYHTGDLARQDGEGYIYIVDRIKDIIISGGENIASREVEEVLYAHPAVLEAAVIGVPDPYWGESIKGIVVLKKGLEATEQELIDFCKAHLASFKKPKSIELVKELPKTPSGKILKTELRKRYEA
- a CDS encoding acyl-CoA dehydrogenase family protein codes for the protein MVTLTDEEMLLRESVRKFFSKELEPIAGKMEKEGQPPRELIKKMGELGFLGSFFPEQYGGSNLSLTSRAIISEETARISAGFDITLFADIILFARAVLNHGSHAQKEKYMRSVIMGEKIGALAITEPDAGTDALGIKTSATEEGDYYRLNGSKTFITNAPIADYFAILTRTSQEKSKIKGGTWFILERGMDGLETGPPLEKLGMRSSPTGQIFLNEVRVHKDQILGEKGEGFRYLMEALDVERLMEGASTMGIAEACLEAAAQYAKERIVFGRPIREFQLIQEKIAEMAVGIELGKSYLYQLCRVADQGETITRQAAILKYYSSTVTMQAAKEAVQIMGGYGYMEEYKVARYFRDAKHHEIGAGTSEIMKVIIARETLKDNRFNQ
- a CDS encoding SDR family oxidoreductase, translating into MENTGLFDLQGQISVITGGARGIGLTISETLAQAGSDIIICSREITKYGKQIEHLQSLGVSCRAVKCDVSNPEEVKNLSEFIEKEFGRVDILVNNAGATWGAPVLDYPLDKWNKVMQVNVTGTFLCCQALGRMMIRQKKGKIINLSSVEGLYGGDPRYMDAVAYNTSKGAIITLTKDLAVKWASFHINVNTIAPGFMNSDMTQTTIANHGDKILSRVPMGRLGKSEDLKGSILFLASAASDYVTGQILFVDGGWHAM